The Clostridioides sp. ES-S-0010-02 genome window below encodes:
- a CDS encoding Crp/Fnr family transcriptional regulator yields the protein MSKLKDYDIDKVILFNNLCSETKNQLKEKAKLKRLQRKEILFYEKEQLDRVYVLLDGKVSIFKISENGERKVIFILNNGEIINDITFDFTKNSAVGCEAFENSIVSYYSIEEFTEIMKNDFQLTKDIISYMERRTRRLYRQLKNSISIKVDKKLAAKLYRLSKEFGIYCGEWTLLNVNLTVTYLADMLGCKRETVSRMIKVLQKEELIKIDNKGFYVKEAELSKYFKNN from the coding sequence ATGTCTAAATTAAAAGACTATGATATTGACAAAGTAATACTTTTTAATAATTTATGTAGTGAAACTAAGAATCAACTTAAGGAAAAAGCTAAACTAAAAAGATTACAAAGAAAAGAAATTTTATTTTATGAAAAAGAACAATTGGACAGAGTATACGTACTTTTAGATGGAAAAGTATCTATTTTTAAGATAAGCGAAAATGGTGAGAGAAAGGTGATTTTTATATTAAATAATGGAGAAATTATAAATGACATTACCTTTGATTTTACGAAGAATTCTGCTGTTGGATGTGAGGCATTTGAAAATTCAATTGTGTCTTATTATAGCATTGAAGAATTTACAGAAATTATGAAAAATGATTTTCAGCTTACAAAAGATATTATTTCTTATATGGAGAGAAGGACAAGACGTTTATATAGACAGTTAAAAAATTCAATATCTATAAAAGTAGATAAGAAATTAGCAGCAAAATTGTATAGATTAAGTAAAGAGTTTGGAATTTATTGTGGAGAATGGACCTTATTAAATGTAAATCTTACAGTTACATATTTAGCTGATATGCTTGGCTGTAAAAGAGAGACAGTTTCTAGAATGATAAAAGTATTGCAAAAAGAAGAACTTATAAAGATTGATAATAAAGGTTTTTATGTAAAAGAAGCCGAACTATCAAAATACTTTAAAAATAATTAA